In a genomic window of Siphonobacter curvatus:
- a CDS encoding S8 family peptidase codes for MAKTTKPFPGEPPTAGGPEGPQRTQVVVIVRPGFSPEQGATLLANAPAAESVSFRPLFNDTPARLSTLETSAEPAPDLSVYYVTEVPAEQADPLIQSLLQREEVEGAYVQPQATLPFIETAVRSAAPDPSVPVTPSFVDRQGYLEASPQGVDAVFAWTYPGGRGANVQVIDIEGGWNFTHEDLAQNSGGLLSGVQRADWQNHGTAVLGVIGGDTNTIGVTGISPDANLRAISVYRDAAMTYNLPQVIQLAADSLRPGDIILIEQQYSHPTLGLTTVEWWPADFDAIRYAVSRGVIVVEAAGNGNNNLDAAGYNTALTGFPATWRNPFNRANRDSGAVVVGAGNPPPGTHGRNAETGSGEVYTDRARCNFSNFGSMIDVQGWGWEVTTTGYGDLQGGPENEHYTDTFNGTSSASPIVVGTLACLQGILRAYGRIPLTPARAREVLRTTGSAQQAATGRPLTQRIGNRPNLRQLIPLVLQTNTWSGVQFTGSLGANATGRWYTFNWPAHWHVVWTAVPTTPVPGAPQLKIKTQVERASDGFITYWLNVTNLSNRPLNFEGRFTVLGW; via the coding sequence ATGGCTAAAACAACCAAGCCTTTCCCGGGCGAACCGCCGACTGCCGGCGGCCCGGAAGGTCCGCAACGGACGCAGGTAGTCGTGATTGTCCGGCCCGGTTTCTCGCCGGAGCAGGGAGCCACCCTATTGGCGAATGCCCCGGCAGCAGAATCCGTATCGTTCCGGCCTTTGTTCAATGATACCCCCGCAAGGCTATCCACCTTGGAAACCTCCGCGGAACCCGCTCCTGATTTAAGCGTATACTACGTTACGGAAGTGCCCGCTGAGCAGGCAGACCCTCTGATTCAGTCCTTATTGCAACGGGAAGAAGTTGAGGGAGCTTACGTACAGCCGCAGGCTACGTTGCCCTTCATTGAAACGGCGGTACGGTCCGCCGCTCCGGATCCTTCCGTACCGGTTACCCCTAGTTTTGTCGATCGACAGGGCTATTTGGAGGCATCGCCCCAGGGCGTTGATGCAGTGTTTGCCTGGACGTATCCGGGTGGACGGGGAGCGAATGTGCAGGTGATCGACATTGAAGGGGGCTGGAATTTTACGCACGAAGATCTGGCTCAGAACTCGGGCGGATTACTCAGCGGCGTACAGCGAGCCGATTGGCAAAACCACGGAACAGCCGTACTGGGTGTAATCGGTGGAGATACCAATACGATTGGGGTAACGGGCATTAGCCCGGATGCTAACCTGCGGGCTATTTCGGTGTACCGGGATGCGGCCATGACCTATAACCTACCCCAGGTGATCCAGCTGGCAGCCGATAGCCTCCGGCCGGGAGACATCATCCTGATTGAACAGCAGTATTCGCACCCAACCCTGGGCCTTACGACCGTGGAATGGTGGCCTGCCGATTTTGACGCCATTCGCTATGCCGTCAGTCGGGGTGTCATTGTGGTCGAAGCTGCCGGCAATGGCAACAACAACCTCGATGCGGCGGGCTACAATACGGCTTTGACGGGTTTTCCGGCGACCTGGCGGAATCCGTTTAACCGGGCCAACCGGGACTCAGGGGCCGTGGTAGTAGGAGCAGGAAATCCGCCCCCCGGTACGCACGGACGTAACGCCGAGACAGGTAGTGGAGAAGTATACACCGACCGGGCTCGCTGCAATTTTTCCAACTTTGGTTCCATGATCGACGTGCAGGGCTGGGGTTGGGAAGTGACGACCACGGGTTACGGCGATTTACAGGGTGGACCTGAAAACGAGCATTATACGGATACGTTCAACGGGACGTCGAGTGCTTCACCGATTGTCGTCGGAACGCTGGCCTGTTTGCAGGGCATTCTTCGGGCCTACGGACGCATTCCGCTGACGCCCGCCCGGGCCCGGGAAGTACTCCGCACGACGGGTTCGGCCCAGCAGGCCGCAACCGGACGTCCCCTGACGCAGCGAATCGGCAATCGTCCCAACTTACGCCAGTTGATTCCGCTCGTCTTACAAACCAATACCTGGTCGGGCGTGCAGTTTACGGGCAGTTTGGGGGCCAATGCTACAGGCCGCTGGTATACGTTCAATTGGCCCGCTCACTGGCACGTCGTATGGACGGCCGTTCCCACGACGCCAGTACCCGGTGCTCCGCAGCTTAAAATCAAAACACAGGTAGAGCGGGCTTCGGATGGCTTCATTACCTATTGGCTCAATGTAACCAATCTCAGTAACCGGCCCCTGAATTTCGAAGGAAGGTTTACGGTACTGGGCTGGTAG